A window of Metabacillus sp. B2-18 contains these coding sequences:
- a CDS encoding 50S ribosomal protein L11 methyltransferase: MLHEFSINIPYKNVQEVTDLLNTAGIYNLYYESPIEIIKVQNGYGYEEKEDQHIDLKIYASDLEVENLPESYYPLIESTLSISREAIHYKTYDETNWEQTYEFEDIDLGNGWVIQYPNSKEQYEDKHVLKFDPLAAFGTGLHETTQGCLRMILDKDLTGKSVLDLGTGSGMLAIAASLKGANKVVAVDYEDVAREFHHNAELNNLKNDLQVVQADLITGDYQINDHYDFIIINIGANETMSIIEKHDLLKNSDTFFISGLVEWHIDQLIDVFAKGGFTIEEKAQTNEWVSIHFSRA, encoded by the coding sequence ATGTTACATGAATTTTCAATAAACATACCTTATAAAAATGTTCAGGAAGTTACGGATCTGCTAAATACAGCAGGCATCTACAATCTATATTATGAATCACCAATTGAAATCATTAAGGTCCAAAACGGATATGGTTATGAGGAAAAAGAAGATCAGCATATAGACTTAAAAATCTATGCGAGTGATCTTGAGGTAGAAAACCTACCAGAATCTTATTATCCGTTGATTGAATCAACGTTATCTATTTCAAGAGAAGCCATTCATTATAAAACCTATGATGAAACAAATTGGGAGCAAACCTATGAATTTGAGGATATTGATTTAGGGAATGGTTGGGTTATTCAATATCCAAATTCCAAAGAACAGTATGAAGATAAACATGTGCTAAAATTTGACCCTTTGGCAGCGTTTGGAACTGGGCTACACGAAACAACTCAAGGTTGCTTACGAATGATACTAGATAAAGATCTTACTGGGAAAAGTGTTCTTGACCTAGGTACAGGCTCTGGTATGCTTGCAATTGCAGCATCTCTAAAAGGGGCTAACAAAGTTGTGGCAGTCGATTATGAGGATGTGGCACGTGAATTTCATCATAACGCAGAATTAAACAACCTAAAAAACGATCTTCAAGTTGTTCAGGCGGATCTTATCACTGGTGATTATCAAATAAATGATCATTATGATTTTATTATCATTAATATCGGGGCAAATGAAACAATGAGTATTATTGAAAAGCATGATCTATTAAAAAATAGTGACACTTTCTTTATTTCAGGATTAGTTGAATGGCATATTGATCAATTAATTGATGTATTTGCCAAAGGTGGTTTTACTATAGAAGAAAAAGCTCAGACAAATGAATGGGTATCAATTCATTTTAGTAGAGCATAA
- a CDS encoding NAD-dependent epimerase/dehydratase family protein has protein sequence MKKVVVTGGSGLLGYSVIKEFLDHGYEVVNADIKHPENPICKTVITDLQNSGEVYGVLAGADAVVHLAAIPVAYSHPNEVTFQNNVMSTYNILEAAGTLGIKKAVISSSESSYGLVFPLKELLPQYAPLDENHPQLPEDSYGLSKIVNEQTADMIHRRTGIQVVSMRLGNIIAPHMYENFPSFINDPEQRKVIMWSYIDARDAAVAYRLAVEADGLGSVALNIAADETSMNIESQKLMDTIYPDVEIRKQLEGYETLFSNEKAKKLLNWQPQHKWRDYVNGDK, from the coding sequence ATGAAGAAAGTTGTTGTAACAGGAGGGAGCGGCCTTCTTGGATATTCTGTTATAAAAGAATTTCTTGATCATGGATATGAAGTTGTAAATGCAGATATTAAACATCCCGAGAATCCAATTTGTAAAACAGTGATAACAGATTTGCAAAATTCAGGTGAGGTTTATGGAGTATTGGCCGGTGCAGATGCTGTTGTTCATTTAGCAGCAATTCCAGTTGCCTATTCTCATCCAAATGAAGTGACATTCCAAAACAATGTGATGTCGACCTATAATATATTAGAAGCTGCTGGAACTCTAGGAATAAAAAAAGCAGTGATTTCATCAAGTGAATCATCATATGGATTAGTTTTCCCATTAAAAGAGCTGCTGCCGCAATATGCGCCACTTGATGAAAATCATCCACAATTACCTGAAGATAGTTATGGGTTATCAAAAATTGTGAATGAACAAACAGCCGATATGATTCACAGGCGGACTGGTATACAGGTTGTATCAATGAGATTAGGGAACATCATTGCTCCACATATGTACGAAAACTTCCCTAGTTTTATCAATGATCCAGAACAAAGAAAAGTGATTATGTGGAGCTATATTGATGCAAGAGATGCAGCAGTTGCCTATCGCTTGGCTGTAGAAGCAGATGGCTTAGGTTCAGTTGCGTTAAATATCGCTGCGGATGAAACAAGCATGAACATTGAAAGTCAAAAGCTTATGGATACCATTTATCCGGATGTTGAAATTCGTAAACAATTAGAAGGCTATGAGACATTATTTTCTAATGAAAAAGCTAAGAAGCTATTAAATTGGCAGCCACAGCATAAATGGCGTGACTATGTGAATGGTGATAAATAG
- a CDS encoding aldo/keto reductase family protein yields MKYRRLGRSGLKVSEVSLGSWLTYGASTEKDKAVKTIETAYDLGLNSFDTANVYATGESEKVVGEALGGYSRDSYVLATKVFWPMGEGPNDRGLSRKHVFEQLHASLKRLNTDYVDIYYCHRYDPETPVDETLRTIDDLVRQGKILYAGVSEWTAQQIQEAVGTAEKYLLDRIVVNQPNYNMFHRYIEKEVIPVSEQHGIGQIVFSPLAQGVLTGKYSLNNRAPKGSRATDPNSNMFMDQLLNDETLTKVEQLGNLAKELDISLSQLAIAWILRLPNIASTLVGATKPEQIIENAKGSDVTLTADVIAKIEDILK; encoded by the coding sequence ATGAAATATAGACGTTTAGGCAGATCAGGATTAAAAGTAAGTGAAGTAAGCTTAGGAAGCTGGCTTACATATGGTGCTTCTACTGAAAAAGATAAAGCAGTTAAAACGATTGAAACAGCCTATGATTTAGGACTAAATTCATTTGATACAGCAAATGTATATGCAACAGGGGAATCTGAAAAAGTTGTCGGAGAAGCACTTGGTGGGTACAGTCGTGATTCATATGTGTTAGCAACCAAAGTGTTTTGGCCGATGGGGGAAGGACCTAATGATCGTGGACTTTCTAGAAAGCATGTGTTTGAACAGCTTCATGCCAGCTTAAAACGATTAAATACTGATTATGTGGACATTTATTACTGTCACCGTTATGATCCAGAAACACCTGTTGATGAAACATTAAGAACCATTGATGATTTAGTTCGCCAAGGAAAAATATTATATGCAGGTGTAAGTGAATGGACAGCTCAACAAATTCAAGAAGCAGTTGGGACTGCAGAGAAATATTTATTAGATCGCATTGTTGTAAATCAACCGAACTATAATATGTTTCACCGTTACATAGAAAAAGAAGTGATCCCGGTTAGTGAACAGCACGGAATTGGTCAAATTGTATTTTCTCCATTAGCACAAGGTGTATTAACAGGAAAATATAGTTTAAATAACCGAGCTCCAAAAGGAAGTCGTGCAACAGATCCTAACTCGAACATGTTTATGGATCAATTATTAAATGATGAAACACTTACAAAGGTTGAACAACTAGGAAATCTAGCTAAAGAGTTAGATATTAGTTTATCTCAATTAGCGATTGCATGGATTCTACGTTTACCTAATATCGCGAGTACTCTAGTTGGTGCAACAAAGCCAGAGCAAATTATTGAAAATGCAAAAGGATCTGATGTTACATTAACAGCTGATGTGATTGCGAAAATTGAAGACATTTTAAAATAA
- a CDS encoding winged helix-turn-helix transcriptional regulator — MEKANELHIECSIEKALNIIGGKWSFLVIKQLFDGTRRFGELQRAIPNISPKALTDTLRHLESHEVLTRETFATVPVTVQYTLTEKGHALNIMLKEMKKWGAQWG; from the coding sequence ATGGAGAAAGCAAACGAGTTACATATTGAATGTTCCATTGAAAAAGCACTAAATATTATAGGTGGAAAATGGTCATTTCTTGTTATTAAACAACTCTTTGATGGAACAAGAAGATTCGGTGAACTACAGCGTGCAATCCCGAATATCAGTCCAAAAGCACTAACAGATACACTTCGTCATTTAGAAAGTCATGAAGTACTAACTCGTGAAACCTTTGCAACTGTACCTGTGACAGTTCAATATACTTTAACAGAGAAAGGCCATGCTTTAAATATAATGTTAAAAGAAATGAAAAAGTGGGGAGCACAGTGGGGATAA
- a CDS encoding cytochrome c oxidase subunit 2A encodes MSKKIKHEDHELKGTLISVFVIGFFIVVMWFGVYFFYLSR; translated from the coding sequence ATGAGCAAAAAAATAAAGCACGAAGATCATGAACTTAAAGGTACTTTAATTAGTGTTTTTGTCATTGGTTTTTTCATTGTAGTCATGTGGTTTGGTGTTTATTTCTTTTATTTATCACGATAG
- a CDS encoding cytochrome c oxidase subunit II, whose protein sequence is MHFHKFEKIWLGFGIISLVLFLSIIGVTAFAFNHHPSGGMDTIDPDKVEQTAPFDNPGVHQIDDNTYEVIIVAKAFGYDPAEIKVPVGKKVVFKVASTDVTHSFSIAKTNVNMMVVPGQINTKEYTFDEAGQYLVICNEYCGTGHHFMKTTIEVVE, encoded by the coding sequence ATGCACTTTCATAAATTTGAAAAAATCTGGTTAGGATTCGGTATTATTTCTTTAGTTTTATTTCTAAGTATTATTGGAGTAACAGCATTTGCTTTCAATCATCATCCTTCAGGGGGGATGGATACAATCGATCCTGATAAAGTAGAGCAAACAGCTCCTTTTGACAACCCTGGTGTACATCAAATTGATGACAACACATATGAAGTGATTATCGTTGCAAAAGCATTTGGGTACGATCCAGCGGAAATAAAAGTACCAGTTGGAAAAAAAGTAGTTTTTAAGGTAGCTAGTACTGATGTTACTCATAGCTTCTCAATTGCAAAAACAAATGTAAACATGATGGTTGTACCTGGTCAAATTAATACAAAGGAATATACGTTTGATGAGGCTGGACAGTATTTGGTGATTTGTAACGAGTACTGTGGCACAGGGCATCATTTTATGAAAACAACAATTGAGGTGGTTGAGTGA
- a CDS encoding b(o/a)3-type cytochrome-c oxidase subunit 1: MKQISLGDRKLAITNIVVAYIAFLIGTFCGLMQVFIRNDALTLPPWLDYYQILTAHGVLLALIFTTYFIFAFLISGMSYSLGAFGPKVRLFSWIGFFVTTAGTILATVEIIAGRASVLYTFYAPLQASGWYYVGLALFVVGTWIYSFALIGHYVKWKKQHKKQLSPLFAYMTISTLILWIIACLGVVATVLFQFIPWAFGWVDTINVELSRSLFWYFGHPLVYFWLLPAYMAWYVVVPRIIGGKVFSDSLARLSFVLFILFSIPVGFHHQLTEPGISSFWKFLQTVLTFMVIIPSLMTAFSMFGTFERTGRLKGASGLFGWFFKLPWKDIRFTSLFIAMFFFIPGGAGGIINASFQLNEVVHNTLWVVGHFHITVGTPVAMTFMGLTFWLIPYLTGRKLTKSIQKLAFIQIITWSIGMLLMSTSQHILGLLGAPRRTAYAGYMDDPTALEWFNGILSNHVTMAIGGTILFLSAMILIYIVFQTLFFAPKAKTENEFVEFPMAESDLDQTPKFLENWWIWIGIAFALIAFAYTIPLAEMIHHAPPGSSGFKTW, encoded by the coding sequence ATGAAACAGATTAGTTTAGGAGATAGAAAGCTCGCTATTACAAATATTGTTGTAGCATATATTGCTTTTTTAATAGGTACATTTTGCGGTCTAATGCAGGTGTTTATTAGAAATGATGCACTAACACTTCCACCATGGCTTGACTATTATCAAATACTAACAGCACATGGCGTTTTATTAGCACTTATTTTTACAACTTATTTTATCTTTGCATTTCTTATTTCTGGAATGAGCTATTCCCTCGGTGCTTTTGGACCGAAAGTACGCCTTTTTTCATGGATTGGATTTTTTGTAACAACAGCTGGAACAATTCTTGCAACCGTCGAAATTATTGCTGGCAGAGCTTCTGTTCTTTACACATTTTACGCACCACTTCAAGCAAGCGGATGGTATTATGTAGGTTTGGCACTATTCGTAGTAGGAACTTGGATATACAGCTTTGCCCTTATTGGTCATTATGTAAAATGGAAAAAACAACATAAAAAACAACTAAGCCCTTTGTTTGCCTATATGACGATATCTACTCTTATTCTTTGGATTATTGCTTGCCTAGGTGTAGTAGCAACTGTATTATTTCAATTTATTCCTTGGGCATTTGGTTGGGTTGATACTATAAATGTTGAATTGAGCCGTTCACTTTTCTGGTATTTCGGGCACCCGCTCGTATACTTCTGGTTGTTACCTGCTTATATGGCATGGTATGTAGTTGTTCCAAGAATTATTGGCGGAAAAGTTTTTAGTGACTCACTTGCTCGTTTGTCATTCGTGTTATTTATTTTATTTTCTATACCTGTTGGCTTTCACCATCAGCTTACAGAACCAGGTATCTCAAGCTTTTGGAAGTTTTTACAGACAGTTTTAACATTTATGGTTATTATTCCATCATTAATGACTGCTTTCTCTATGTTTGGAACATTCGAAAGAACAGGAAGATTAAAAGGAGCTTCAGGATTATTTGGTTGGTTCTTTAAACTTCCTTGGAAAGATATTCGATTTACATCTTTATTCATAGCTATGTTCTTCTTTATCCCAGGTGGAGCTGGTGGAATAATCAATGCAAGTTTCCAGCTAAACGAGGTTGTCCATAATACCCTTTGGGTTGTTGGACATTTTCACATTACCGTTGGTACACCTGTTGCTATGACATTTATGGGACTAACGTTTTGGTTAATACCTTACTTAACAGGTAGAAAACTAACAAAGTCGATTCAGAAACTGGCTTTCATTCAGATCATTACTTGGTCAATCGGTATGTTGCTCATGAGTACCTCACAGCATATTTTAGGTTTACTAGGAGCACCGAGACGTACAGCTTATGCCGGTTATATGGATGATCCGACTGCTTTAGAGTGGTTCAATGGAATACTATCCAACCATGTAACAATGGCCATTGGTGGGACGATTCTCTTTTTATCTGCGATGATCTTAATCTATATTGTGTTTCAAACATTGTTCTTTGCACCTAAAGCAAAAACGGAGAATGAATTTGTTGAGTTTCCAATGGCAGAGAGTGACCTTGATCAAACTCCTAAATTTTTGGAGAATTGGTGGATCTGGATCGGTATTGCTTTCGCTTTAATTGCATTTGCTTATACCATTCCTTTAGCTGAGATGATCCATCATGCACCACCTGGCTCCTCAGGATTTAAAACGTGGTAG
- a CDS encoding Crp/Fnr family transcriptional regulator — protein MTTCVKKRNEDIKNTTFFSSNSLNLVKKNMKMMTFKSGDHIFFEGDPVNALYYVVEGTINLYKATEDGKILTLNYFEEDDLFGDYPPNAKNKARENAKALEDSVVGMINLHDVERLLWEHRDFSIEFTKWVSHSQQLTQTKLRDLMFFGKNGAMASVIIRMTNTYGKQQGDKWEITKKFTHDEMSCLIGTPRETVTRMLSQLKKDGLIDYDKGYITVFDLNGLKNICRCEDCPLQICRL, from the coding sequence ATGACAACATGTGTAAAAAAGAGAAATGAAGATATCAAAAATACAACTTTCTTTTCCAGTAACAGTTTAAATTTAGTAAAAAAGAACATGAAGATGATGACGTTTAAAAGTGGAGACCACATCTTTTTTGAGGGAGATCCTGTGAATGCTCTCTATTATGTAGTAGAGGGAACAATTAATTTATATAAAGCAACAGAAGATGGAAAAATTCTGACATTAAATTATTTTGAAGAGGATGATCTTTTTGGTGATTATCCTCCAAATGCTAAAAATAAAGCAAGAGAGAACGCAAAAGCATTAGAAGATTCTGTTGTAGGTATGATTAATCTGCATGATGTTGAACGGCTTCTTTGGGAACACCGTGATTTTTCAATTGAATTTACAAAATGGGTTAGTCATTCTCAACAGCTAACACAAACAAAGCTACGTGATTTAATGTTTTTTGGTAAAAACGGGGCTATGGCTTCAGTAATCATTCGAATGACAAACACATATGGCAAACAGCAGGGTGATAAATGGGAAATTACAAAAAAATTCACCCATGATGAAATGTCATGTTTAATAGGAACACCTAGAGAAACAGTGACACGTATGCTAAGTCAACTGAAAAAAGATGGATTAATAGATTATGATAAGGGCTATATCACGGTTTTTGATTTAAATGGTCTTAAGAACATTTGCCGCTGTGAGGATTGTCCTTTACAGATATGCCGCTTATAA
- a CDS encoding PAS domain S-box protein, whose product MIQNDSQVYIIINEQGTIESFNLSSEKLFGHKQEDVKGKKINMLFPHFDVQLLHENDCSAFEMLGILKDQSITKFQVNGNKLSLLDQLYFVLHVETAKEQESSFKKMKAELKASLSELMDFKFALDESSIVAITDQKGIITYVNETFCKISKYSTEELIGKSHKIINSGYHSPDFFRNLWKTIGTGKVWKGEIKNRAKDGTYYWVDTTIVPFLNGKGKPYQYLAIRNEITGRKRAEKELQRMMSKLIGIQEEERKKISRELHDGIGQNLYSLLIMINRLRTDSNQQFIEQMETEISNIIDEIRQISWQLRPSILDDLGLIPAIRSFINKFNEHYGLKTNFTYKLERRLDSEVETSIYRIVQEAMTNARKYAKTNEISLSIIEGENELEVVIDDHGVGFDQQAKRNGVGLFSMEERARSIEADFQVQSQINEGTRIKVKVPFK is encoded by the coding sequence ATGATTCAAAATGATTCTCAAGTATACATCATCATTAATGAACAAGGTACAATAGAATCTTTTAACCTCTCATCAGAAAAACTATTTGGCCATAAGCAAGAGGATGTAAAAGGTAAAAAAATAAACATGTTATTTCCACATTTCGATGTTCAATTGTTGCATGAAAACGATTGTTCTGCGTTTGAAATGTTAGGGATTTTAAAAGATCAATCTATCACAAAATTTCAGGTTAATGGTAATAAGCTTTCACTATTAGATCAATTATATTTTGTTTTACATGTTGAAACCGCAAAGGAGCAAGAATCATCCTTCAAAAAAATGAAAGCTGAACTAAAAGCATCTCTTTCGGAATTGATGGACTTTAAATTTGCTCTTGACGAGTCATCTATTGTAGCGATAACTGATCAAAAAGGGATTATTACTTATGTGAATGAAACATTTTGTAAAATTTCAAAATATAGTACTGAAGAATTGATTGGGAAAAGTCACAAAATCATTAATTCTGGTTACCACTCTCCTGACTTTTTTCGCAACCTTTGGAAGACAATCGGAACCGGAAAGGTATGGAAGGGAGAAATTAAGAATCGGGCAAAGGATGGCACGTATTACTGGGTTGATACAACAATTGTTCCTTTTTTAAATGGAAAAGGTAAGCCTTATCAATACTTGGCGATCCGTAATGAAATTACCGGTAGAAAGCGTGCAGAAAAAGAATTACAGAGAATGATGAGTAAGCTGATCGGCATACAAGAAGAGGAGCGGAAAAAAATCTCCCGGGAGCTTCATGATGGTATTGGTCAGAACCTATATAGTCTTCTTATCATGATTAACCGATTAAGAACCGACTCGAATCAACAATTCATTGAACAAATGGAAACCGAAATATCCAACATCATTGATGAAATACGTCAAATATCATGGCAATTACGACCGTCAATTTTAGATGACCTTGGACTTATTCCGGCTATTCGATCTTTTATAAATAAGTTTAATGAGCATTACGGTCTAAAAACAAACTTTACATATAAGCTTGAAAGACGACTTGATTCTGAGGTTGAAACTAGCATCTATCGCATTGTACAGGAGGCAATGACAAATGCAAGAAAATACGCTAAAACAAATGAGATTTCCCTGTCAATAATAGAAGGCGAAAATGAGTTAGAGGTTGTCATTGATGATCATGGAGTAGGATTTGATCAACAAGCAAAAAGGAATGGTGTTGGATTATTTAGTATGGAGGAAAGAGCCCGGTCCATTGAAGCAGATTTCCAAGTTCAATCCCAAATAAATGAGGGAACAAGAATAAAGGTAAAGGTACCTTTTAAATAA
- a CDS encoding response regulator transcription factor → MTTSILLVDDHAVVRSGLKLLINDIENMEVVGEASEGDEAIRMVEQLKPTVVLMDLSMPHGKDGLSATVEIKKRWPEVQILILTMHDDEEYLFRVIQAGASGCILKSALHNELIHAISVVAEGSAYLYPTATKKLMEDYLDKLQSGANVDTYSLLSEREKEVLTLIAKGFSNKEIAEKLIISVKTVENHKARIMEKLKLKTRPELVEYALKKGLLGYGI, encoded by the coding sequence TTGACAACATCCATTTTATTAGTTGATGACCATGCTGTGGTTCGCTCAGGGTTAAAATTGTTAATCAATGATATCGAAAACATGGAGGTTGTAGGGGAAGCTTCTGAGGGTGACGAGGCTATCAGAATGGTGGAACAGCTTAAACCTACAGTTGTATTAATGGATTTAAGTATGCCACATGGAAAAGATGGATTATCTGCAACGGTTGAAATTAAGAAAAGGTGGCCTGAAGTTCAAATTCTTATTTTAACTATGCATGATGATGAAGAATATTTATTCCGTGTTATCCAGGCAGGTGCATCTGGCTGCATATTAAAAAGTGCACTTCATAACGAATTAATTCATGCTATCTCAGTTGTTGCTGAAGGATCAGCTTATTTGTATCCAACGGCAACAAAGAAATTAATGGAGGATTATCTAGACAAATTACAAAGTGGCGCAAACGTTGATACGTATTCCCTCTTATCAGAACGAGAAAAAGAGGTTCTAACATTAATTGCCAAAGGGTTTTCGAATAAAGAAATTGCAGAAAAGCTCATCATCAGTGTTAAAACGGTTGAAAATCATAAGGCGAGGATTATGGAAAAATTAAAGTTAAAAACAAGACCTGAGCTTGTAGAATATGCTTTAAAAAAGGGATTGTTAGGCTATGGTATTTAA
- a CDS encoding peptidylprolyl isomerase encodes MVQRLLTSKKTIGILAVLVVAAIAIFIFLSTRSEVVAKVGNESVTKDDLYTYFVKQNGTTAVDTLITKSIIEQETAKENITITDEEVDAELDELISTYGGEETFKQTLASSGLTMEDVEEDVKVNLQIEKLLESKIEITEEEMRTYFDENKDTFAQTKQVKASHILVEDEETAKEVKEKIDAGEDFTELAKEYSTDPSTAEAGGDLGFFGEGSMVAEFEEAAFSMKVDQISEPVKTEYGYHIIKVTEIQEAAEANFDNSKEEIKDILFDEKLSTEYPTWLEDKQKEYGVKNYLSEE; translated from the coding sequence ATGGTTCAGAGGTTATTAACAAGCAAAAAAACAATAGGCATCCTTGCAGTCCTCGTCGTTGCAGCAATTGCCATTTTTATTTTTCTTTCTACAAGAAGTGAAGTTGTCGCAAAGGTAGGAAATGAATCAGTAACAAAGGACGACCTATATACGTATTTTGTTAAGCAAAATGGGACAACGGCAGTAGACACATTAATCACAAAAAGCATCATTGAGCAAGAAACTGCAAAAGAAAATATCACTATAACTGATGAAGAAGTAGATGCAGAGCTTGATGAGTTAATCAGCACATATGGTGGAGAAGAAACGTTTAAACAAACATTAGCTTCTAGCGGCTTAACGATGGAAGACGTAGAAGAAGACGTAAAAGTTAACCTTCAAATTGAAAAATTACTAGAATCAAAGATTGAAATTACTGAGGAAGAAATGCGAACATACTTTGATGAAAACAAAGATACTTTTGCTCAAACTAAACAGGTAAAGGCAAGTCATATTTTAGTTGAGGATGAAGAAACTGCGAAAGAAGTGAAAGAAAAGATCGATGCTGGTGAAGACTTTACAGAGCTAGCCAAAGAATATTCAACAGATCCATCAACAGCTGAAGCTGGTGGAGACTTAGGATTCTTTGGAGAAGGAAGCATGGTAGCAGAATTCGAAGAAGCGGCATTTTCTATGAAGGTCGATCAAATAAGTGAGCCTGTAAAAACGGAATACGGCTATCATATTATTAAAGTAACCGAAATTCAAGAAGCGGCTGAAGCAAACTTTGATAACAGTAAAGAAGAAATTAAAGATATCTTATTTGATGAAAAGCTGTCAACTGAATATCCAACTTGGTTAGAAGATAAGCAAAAAGAATATGGTGTGAAAAACTATCTTTCAGAAGAATAA
- a CDS encoding cold-shock protein, which translates to MLQGKVKWFNSEKGFGFIEVEGQDDVFVHFSAIQGDGFKTLEEGQTVTFEVEQGARGPQAANVQK; encoded by the coding sequence ATGCTACAAGGTAAAGTAAAATGGTTTAATTCAGAAAAAGGTTTCGGTTTCATCGAAGTAGAAGGACAAGACGATGTATTCGTACACTTCTCTGCAATTCAAGGTGATGGCTTCAAAACTTTAGAAGAAGGCCAAACAGTTACTTTTGAAGTAGAGCAAGGAGCTCGTGGACCACAAGCTGCTAACGTTCAAAAATAA
- a CDS encoding CBO0543 family protein → MNTPTYQDILKINENLNNTSFSHWYHDDLFTATWWFLLLSTIGPFIVWNKLRDRSRSLELIIFGLISSLLASFLDEVGVYLGLWGYPDKLIPIIPPLLPADLAVIPVFSMLIYQYSPTLTSYMWKYIIFAGVLAFIIEPTFVKFEMYANHKWWTHTCSFIGLILYGMIIHYFIRVILIHFQKTDHSF, encoded by the coding sequence ATGAATACCCCTACCTACCAGGATATTTTAAAAATAAATGAAAACCTAAATAACACAAGCTTTTCCCATTGGTATCACGATGATTTGTTTACTGCAACATGGTGGTTTCTATTATTATCAACAATTGGACCTTTTATAGTATGGAATAAATTAAGAGATCGGAGTAGATCACTCGAGCTTATTATATTCGGACTTATTAGTTCTTTGCTTGCTTCATTTTTAGATGAAGTAGGAGTTTATCTTGGATTGTGGGGATATCCTGACAAGCTTATTCCAATTATTCCACCACTTTTACCGGCTGATCTTGCCGTTATCCCTGTTTTTTCAATGCTAATCTATCAATATTCACCAACACTTACTTCTTATATGTGGAAATATATTATTTTTGCTGGTGTACTCGCATTTATTATTGAACCTACTTTTGTAAAGTTTGAGATGTATGCCAATCACAAGTGGTGGACACATACCTGCTCATTTATTGGATTAATCCTATATGGAATGATTATTCATTATTTCATTCGTGTTATTTTAATACATTTTCAAAAAACTGATCATTCATTTTAA